In one Alphaproteobacteria bacterium genomic region, the following are encoded:
- a CDS encoding DUF6152 family protein, with protein sequence MRYLIPVLAGLMILLGVAATAMAHHGWRWTTGGNIELTGVIQSAKLGNPHGVLKVDAEGEIWTVEVGQPWRNERAGVQDGDLAEGVEIRIIGEPAADPSQKLLKAETFYIGDREFVLYPERN encoded by the coding sequence ATGCGATATCTCATCCCCGTTCTGGCGGGCCTCATGATCCTTCTCGGCGTCGCGGCGACGGCCATGGCCCATCACGGCTGGCGCTGGACGACCGGCGGCAATATCGAACTGACCGGCGTCATCCAGTCGGCGAAACTGGGCAACCCTCACGGCGTCCTGAAAGTCGATGCGGAGGGCGAGATCTGGACCGTCGAGGTCGGCCAGCCCTGGCGCAACGAACGCGCCGGCGTGCAGGACGGCGACTTGGCGGAAGGCGTCGAAATCCGCATCATCGGCGAACCCGCCGCCGACCCGTCCCAGAAACTGCTGAAGGCGGAAACGTTCTATATCGGCGACCGGGAATTCGTGCTCTACCCGGAACGGAACTGA
- a CDS encoding MarR family transcriptional regulator: MSYLPNDSAQPVEGLKRIAAYLRQQGWQDGERLGLTPTQISILHLVYRHGPMRIARLAAQVGATQATVSDAVSALVAKGSLERVRDPQDGRAVLATLTRDGTRTIAELDGGDIALKGVIDGLPARDRGDLNRVLVKLVRGLQDAGAIAPQRLCVTCRFFRPHHYDDAAKPHHCDFVNAAFGEAQLRLDCAEHEAADPDLARRNARRFETGPPA; the protein is encoded by the coding sequence ATGAGCTATCTTCCGAACGACAGTGCCCAGCCCGTCGAGGGCCTGAAACGGATCGCCGCCTATCTGCGTCAGCAGGGATGGCAGGACGGCGAACGGTTGGGCCTGACACCGACGCAGATCTCGATCCTGCACCTGGTATACCGGCACGGGCCGATGCGGATCGCCCGGCTTGCCGCGCAGGTCGGGGCAACCCAGGCCACGGTGAGCGATGCCGTCTCGGCGCTGGTCGCCAAGGGCAGTCTGGAGCGGGTCCGTGACCCGCAGGACGGCCGCGCGGTGCTGGCGACCCTGACCCGGGACGGTACCCGGACCATTGCGGAACTGGATGGCGGTGACATCGCTTTGAAGGGGGTGATCGATGGTCTGCCCGCACGCGACCGGGGCGATCTGAATCGCGTCCTGGTGAAGCTTGTACGCGGCCTGCAGGACGCGGGCGCCATCGCGCCGCAGCGGCTCTGCGTCACCTGCCGGTTCTTCCGGCCCCACCATTATGACGATGCGGCCAAGCCGCATCACTGCGACTTCGTGAACGCCGCATTCGGGGAGGCGCAGCTGCGTCTCGACTGCGCCGAACACGAGGCGGCCGATCCCGATCTGGCCCGGCGCAATGCCCGCCGGTTCGAAACGGGACCACCGGCCTGA
- a CDS encoding type II 3-dehydroquinate dehydratase — protein sequence MTDLTILNGPNLNLLGEREPEIYGATTLPQIEEACTGFAKTLGLSMTFRQSNYEGQLIEWIHEVRKTGRAIILNPAGLSFHSVPLLDALKTFDGPIVEVHISNIHARDIHHRHSIISTAATAVICGLGPYGYLMAMLSAARMLDAVPDGMPAPLRTLPV from the coding sequence ATGACCGACCTGACCATCCTGAACGGCCCGAATCTGAACCTGCTGGGGGAGCGGGAGCCGGAAATCTACGGCGCCACGACCCTGCCGCAGATTGAGGAAGCCTGCACCGGTTTCGCGAAGACGCTGGGCCTGTCCATGACCTTCCGTCAGTCGAACTATGAGGGTCAACTGATCGAATGGATTCACGAGGTCCGCAAGACCGGCCGCGCGATCATCCTCAACCCGGCGGGCCTGTCCTTCCATTCCGTGCCGCTGCTGGACGCGCTGAAGACCTTCGACGGCCCGATCGTGGAGGTCCATATCTCCAACATCCACGCCCGCGACATCCACCACCGCCATTCCATCATCTCCACGGCGGCCACCGCCGTGATCTGCGGCCTGGGCCCCTATGGCTATCTGATGGCGATGCTGTCGGCGGCCCGCATGCTGGACGCCGTGCCGGACGGCATGCCCGCGCCGCTGCGGACGCTGCCGGTATAG